In Equus asinus isolate D_3611 breed Donkey chromosome 13, EquAss-T2T_v2, whole genome shotgun sequence, one DNA window encodes the following:
- the SRP68 gene encoding signal recognition particle subunit SRP68 has translation MAAEKQVPGGGGGGGSGGGGSAGSGGGRGAGGEENKENERPSAGSKANREFGDSLSLEILQIIKESQQQHGLRHGDFQRYRGYCSRRQRRLRKTLNFKMGNRHKFTGKKVTEDLLTDNRYLLLVLMDAERAWSYAMQLKQEANTEPRKRFHLLSRLRKAVKHAEELERLCESNRVDAKTKLEAQAYTAYLSGMLRFEHQEWKAAIEAFNKCKTIYEKLASAFTEEQAVLYNQRVEEISPNIRYCAYNIGDQSAINELMQMRLRSGGTEGLLAEKLEALITQTRAKQAATMSEVEWRGRTVPVKIDKVRIFLLGLADNEAAIAQAESEETKERLFESMLSECRDAIQAVREELKPDQKQRDYTLEGESGKVSNLQYLHSYLTYIKLSTAIKRNENMAKGLQKALLQPQPEDDGKRSPRPQDLIRLYDIILQNLVELLQLPGLEEDKAFQKEIGLKTLVYKAYRCFFIAQSYVLVKKWSEALVLYDRVLKYANEVSSDAGPFRNSLKDLPDMQELITQVRSEKCSLQAAAILDASDSHQTETSSQVKDNKPLVERFETFCLDPSLVTKQANLVHFPPGFQPIPCKPLFFDLALNHVAFPPLEDKLEQKTKSGLTGYIKGIFGFRS, from the exons atggctgctgaGAAACAGGTTCCTggaggcggaggcggcggcggcagcggcggcgggggCAGCGCCGGTAGCGGTGGTGGACGCGGTGCCGGAGgagaggaaaataaggaaaacGAACGGCCTTCAGCCGGATCGAAGGCAAACAGAGAATTCGGGGATAGCCTGAGTTTGGAGA TTCTTCAGATTATTAAGGAATCCCAGCAGCAGCATGGTTTACGGCACGGAGATTTTCAGAGGTACAG GGGCTACTGTTCCCGTAGACAAAGACGTCTCCGGAAAACACTCAACTTCAAGATGGGGAACAGACACAAATTCACAGGGAAAAAAGTCACTGAAGATCTTCTGACCGATAACAG ATACTTGCTTCTGGTTCTGATGGATGCTGAACGAGCCTGGAGCTATGCCATGCAGCTCAAACAGGAAGCCAACACTGAACCCCGAAAACGGTTCCACTTATTGTCTCGCCTACGCAAAGCTGTAAAGCATGCAGAGGAATTGGAACGCTTGTGTGAGAGCAATCGCGTGGATGCCAAGACCAAGTTAGAGGCTCAG gCTTACACGGCGTACCTCTCAGGAATGCTGCGATTTGAACATCAAGAATGGAAAGCTGCCATTGAGGCTTTTAACAAATGCAA AACTATCTACGAGAAGCTAGCCAGCGCTTTCACAGAAGAGCAGGCTGTGCTGTACAACCAGCGTGTGGAGGAGATCTCGCCCAACATCCGCTACTGTGCATATAACATTG ggGACCAGTCAGCTATCAATGAACTAATGCAGATGAGATTGAGGTCTGGGGGCACTGAGGGTCTCCTGGCCGAAAAATTGGAG GCATTGATCACTCAGACTCGAGCCAAACAGGCAGCTACCATGAGTGAAGTGGAGTGGAGAGGGAGGACGGTCCCAGTGAAGATAGACAAAGTGAGGATCTTTTTACTGGGATTGGCTGATAATGAAGCAGCCATTGCCCAG GCTGAAAGTGAAGAAACCAAGGAGCGTCTGTTTGAATCCATGCTCAGCGAGTGTCGGGACGCCATCCAGGCGGTTCGGGAAGAGCTCAAGCCAGATCAG AAACAGAGAGATTACACCCTTGAAGGGGAGTCGGGGAAGGTGTCTAATCTTCAATACTTGCACAG CTACCTGACCTACATCAAGCTGTCAACAGCAATCAAGCGTAATGAGAACATGGCTAAAGGTCTCCAGAAAGCTCTGCTGCAGCCGCAGCCAGAAGATGATGGCAAGCGCTCCCCCCGGCCCCAGGACCTGATCCGGCTCTATGACATCATTCTACAG AATCTAGTGGAATTGCTCCAGCTTCCTGGCTTAGAGGAGGACAAAGCCTTCCAGAAGGAGATAGGTCTCAAGACCCTGGTGTACAAGGCTTACAG GTGTTTTTTCATTGCCCAGTCCTATGTGTTGGTGAAGAAGTGGAGTGAGGCCCTGGTCCTGTATGACAGAGTCCTGAAGTATGCAAATGAAGTAAGTTCTGATGCTGGACCCTTCAGGAACAGCTTAAAG GACCTGCCTGACATGCAAGAGCTCATCACGCAAGTGAGGTCGGAAAAGTGCTCTCTGCAGGCAGCGGCCATCCTTG ATGCAAGTGACTCCCACCAGACAGAGACTTCCTCCCAAGTCAAGGACAATAAG CCTCTGGTTGAACGGTTTGAGACATTCTGCCTGGACCCTTCCCTTGTCACCAAGCAAGCCAACCTCGTGCACTTCCCGCCAGGATTCCAGCCCATCCCTTGCAAGCCTTTATTCTTTGACCTGGCCCTCAACCATGTGGCTTTCCCACCCCTTGAGGACAAGTTGGAGCAGAAGACCAAGAGTGGCCTCACTGGATACATCAAGGGCATCTTTGGATTCAGGAGCTAA